In Caballeronia sp. Lep1P3, a single genomic region encodes these proteins:
- a CDS encoding DUF72 domain-containing protein has product MAGRIRIGISGWRYAGWRGVFYPKKLAQARELEFASRAVQTVEINGSHYSLQSLSSWRAWHEATPEGFVFSVKGPRYLTHMLRFRDETAIPAIANFFASGVLALGEKLGPFLWQFPPNFSFKPESFERFLELLPKDTHAAAALAQQHDTRVRDPWFEARRKRALRHAVEIRHPSFCTDAFVKLLRKHGAALVVSDSVADWPYAEDLTSDFVYLRLHGTETLYGGAYSDDALDGWARRIERWAAGGQIEDGRLISSSAARRRASRDVYCYFDNDQKVQAPFDARRLMERLGMSTAQPAQP; this is encoded by the coding sequence ATGGCCGGGCGCATTCGCATCGGCATTTCGGGCTGGCGGTATGCGGGCTGGCGCGGCGTGTTCTATCCGAAAAAACTCGCGCAGGCGCGCGAACTCGAATTCGCCTCGCGCGCGGTGCAGACGGTGGAGATCAACGGCTCGCACTATTCGCTGCAGAGCCTCTCCAGCTGGCGCGCGTGGCACGAGGCCACGCCCGAGGGCTTCGTCTTCAGCGTGAAAGGGCCGCGCTATCTCACGCACATGCTGCGTTTTCGCGATGAAACCGCGATTCCCGCCATCGCCAACTTCTTCGCCTCGGGCGTGCTCGCGCTCGGCGAAAAGCTCGGGCCGTTTCTCTGGCAGTTTCCGCCCAACTTCAGTTTCAAGCCGGAGTCTTTCGAACGCTTTCTCGAACTCCTGCCGAAAGACACGCACGCCGCCGCCGCGCTCGCCCAGCAGCACGACACGCGCGTGCGCGATCCGTGGTTCGAAGCGCGGCGCAAGCGCGCGCTGCGGCATGCGGTGGAGATCCGCCATCCGAGCTTTTGCACCGATGCCTTCGTGAAGCTGCTGCGCAAGCACGGCGCGGCGCTCGTCGTGTCGGATTCGGTCGCGGACTGGCCGTATGCGGAAGACCTCACCTCCGACTTCGTCTATCTGCGGCTGCACGGCACCGAAACGCTCTACGGCGGCGCGTATTCCGACGATGCCCTCGACGGCTGGGCGCGGCGCATCGAGCGCTGGGCGGCGGGCGGGCAGATCGAGGATGGGCGGCTCATTTCGTCGTCGGCCGCGCGCCGCCGTGCCTCGCGCGACGTCTACTGTTACTTCGACAACGACCAGAAAGTGCAGGCGCCCTTCGATGCGCGCCGCCTGATGGAACGCCTCGGCATGTCGACGGCGCAGCCCGCGCAACCGTAG
- a CDS encoding protease pro-enzyme activation domain-containing protein — protein MAKQPVSGSEKSHPEGAKCIGACDLAEQIEVIVMLRRKDEAGFRQMMARIDAGDAPAQSVSREEFDKRFGASSEDVEKIRKFAAQNGLAVVRAEAGTRSVVLKGSIDQFQKAFDVKLERYQHHNVGEYRGRTGPVSVPDDIHDAVTAVLGLDSRPQARPHFRFRPPFKPARGVTPASFSPVDLASLYDFPESDGAGQCVAIIELGGGYRDSDLSAYFSKLGVKAPQVVPVSVDNAKNAPSGNPNGPDGEVTLDIEIAGAVAPGARIAVYFAPNSDAGFIDAVNRAIHDNTNKPSVVSISWGGPESNWTSQSIGAFNDVLQSAAALGVTVCAASGDSGSSDGMGDGADHVDFPASSPYVLGCGGTSLSASAQAITHETVWNDGDQGGSGGGGVSAVFPLPVWQKGLAVTHAGGRHTPLSKRGVPDVAADASPQTGYEVLIDGEETVVGGTSAVAPLWAALIARINAINGSPCGFVNPKLYKAKTAFRDITQGNNGSFSAAAGWDACTGLGSPDGAKIADALTPAGGQA, from the coding sequence ATGGCGAAGCAACCGGTAAGCGGCAGCGAAAAGAGTCATCCCGAGGGCGCGAAGTGCATCGGCGCGTGCGATCTGGCCGAACAGATCGAAGTGATCGTCATGCTGCGGCGCAAGGACGAAGCGGGCTTCCGTCAGATGATGGCGCGCATCGACGCGGGCGACGCCCCCGCGCAGTCCGTGTCGCGCGAGGAATTCGACAAGCGCTTCGGCGCATCCAGCGAAGACGTCGAGAAAATCAGGAAATTCGCGGCGCAAAACGGCCTCGCGGTCGTGCGCGCGGAAGCCGGCACGCGCAGCGTCGTGCTGAAGGGCAGCATCGACCAGTTCCAGAAAGCATTCGATGTGAAGCTGGAACGCTATCAGCACCACAACGTCGGCGAGTATCGCGGACGCACCGGCCCGGTGAGCGTGCCGGACGACATCCACGACGCCGTCACCGCCGTGCTCGGCCTCGACAGCCGGCCGCAGGCGCGTCCGCATTTCCGCTTCCGGCCGCCGTTCAAGCCGGCGCGCGGCGTCACGCCGGCATCGTTCTCGCCGGTCGATCTCGCGTCGCTCTATGACTTCCCGGAAAGCGACGGCGCGGGGCAATGCGTCGCGATCATCGAACTCGGCGGCGGCTACCGCGACAGCGACTTGTCCGCGTACTTCTCGAAGCTCGGCGTGAAGGCGCCGCAAGTCGTGCCGGTGAGCGTGGACAACGCGAAGAACGCGCCGAGCGGCAATCCGAACGGTCCGGACGGCGAAGTGACGCTCGACATCGAGATTGCCGGGGCGGTCGCGCCGGGCGCGCGCATCGCCGTGTACTTCGCGCCGAACAGCGACGCCGGTTTCATCGACGCCGTCAATCGCGCGATTCACGACAACACGAACAAGCCGTCGGTCGTGTCGATTAGCTGGGGCGGTCCGGAATCGAACTGGACGTCGCAGTCCATCGGCGCGTTCAACGACGTGCTGCAAAGCGCCGCCGCGCTCGGCGTGACCGTGTGCGCGGCTTCGGGCGACAGCGGTTCGTCCGACGGCATGGGCGACGGCGCGGATCACGTCGATTTCCCCGCGTCGAGCCCGTACGTGCTCGGCTGCGGCGGCACGAGCCTGTCCGCGTCGGCGCAAGCCATCACGCACGAAACCGTCTGGAACGACGGCGATCAGGGCGGCTCGGGCGGCGGCGGGGTGAGCGCGGTGTTCCCGCTTCCGGTCTGGCAGAAGGGCCTCGCGGTGACGCACGCGGGCGGCAGGCACACGCCGCTTTCGAAGCGCGGCGTGCCCGACGTGGCCGCCGACGCATCGCCGCAAACCGGCTACGAGGTGCTGATCGACGGCGAGGAAACGGTCGTCGGCGGCACGAGCGCGGTCGCGCCGCTGTGGGCCGCGCTGATCGCGCGCATCAACGCGATCAACGGCTCGCCGTGCGGCTTCGTCAATCCGAAGCTCTACAAGGCGAAGACCGCGTTTCGCGACATCACGCAGGGCAACAACGGCAGCTTCTCCGCAGCGGCGGGATGGGACGCGTGCACGGGCCTCGGCAGCCCGGACGGCGCGAAGATCGCCGACGCGCTCACGCCGGCTGGCGGGCAGGCATGA
- a CDS encoding S10 family peptidase, giving the protein MNSDPLVTKTIHGHAGTGVAPEAGGVAPPPAADEHAAKTPVKGGEKGAGKDQPYFDPVAYGNGPDDSVEATEADENAAITHHTAKIGGQKIAYTATVGHLVTVDPSSSKPDAKMFYVAFTKDGAKEEARPLTFFYNGGPGSSSVFVLLGSFGPRRIKTAMPSFTPPAPYEMEDNPDSLLDKSDLIFINPVGTGYSAAIAPNKNRDFWGVDQDADSIKQFIKRYLTKNNRWNSPKFLFGESYGTARSCVLAYRLHEDGVDLNGITLQSSILDYRQAGNPVGALPTAAADAWYHKKLGVHPTPTNLLAFVEEVAEFARTDYLNALRKFPQTDDEVVEKLAEYTGIDKVTLLAWSLDIAAYDSRGNSLFLTTLLKSKGESLGSYDGRVTAISTGIAGKIDPNSGGNDPTMTAVSGVYTSMWNSYLNEQLKFTSTSSFTDLNDQAFINWDFKHTDPTGEEKGVDSKGNIVLYTAGDLAAVMALNIDLKVLSANGMFDFVTPFYQTILDLQQMPLIDKTVRQNLSATFYPSGHMVYLDGGSRTQLKADLAKMYDEATSNHAAMSRIIALQKVAADKGQALSPESAQ; this is encoded by the coding sequence ATGAACTCCGATCCACTGGTAACGAAGACGATTCACGGACATGCCGGCACGGGCGTCGCGCCGGAGGCGGGCGGCGTCGCGCCGCCGCCCGCGGCTGACGAACACGCCGCCAAAACGCCCGTGAAGGGCGGTGAAAAAGGCGCTGGCAAGGATCAGCCGTATTTCGATCCGGTCGCCTACGGCAACGGCCCCGACGATTCGGTGGAAGCCACCGAAGCCGACGAAAACGCGGCGATCACGCATCACACGGCGAAGATCGGCGGACAAAAGATCGCGTATACGGCCACTGTCGGCCACCTCGTCACGGTGGACCCGAGCAGTTCGAAGCCCGACGCGAAGATGTTCTACGTCGCGTTCACGAAGGACGGCGCGAAGGAGGAAGCGCGCCCGCTCACGTTCTTCTACAACGGCGGGCCGGGATCGTCGTCCGTGTTCGTGCTGCTCGGCTCGTTCGGGCCGCGCCGCATCAAGACGGCGATGCCGAGCTTCACGCCGCCCGCGCCCTACGAGATGGAGGACAACCCGGACAGCCTGCTCGACAAGAGCGATCTCATTTTCATCAATCCGGTCGGCACCGGCTATTCGGCGGCCATCGCGCCGAACAAGAACCGCGATTTCTGGGGCGTCGATCAGGATGCCGATTCGATCAAGCAGTTCATCAAGCGCTATCTCACGAAGAACAATCGCTGGAATTCGCCGAAGTTCCTGTTCGGCGAATCGTATGGCACGGCGCGCAGTTGCGTGCTCGCGTACCGGCTGCACGAAGACGGCGTCGATCTGAACGGCATCACGCTGCAGTCGTCGATACTCGATTACCGGCAGGCGGGCAACCCCGTCGGCGCGCTGCCGACCGCCGCCGCCGACGCGTGGTATCACAAGAAGCTCGGCGTGCATCCGACGCCGACGAACCTGCTCGCGTTCGTGGAAGAAGTCGCGGAATTCGCGCGCACGGATTATCTGAACGCGCTGCGCAAGTTCCCGCAGACGGACGACGAAGTGGTAGAAAAGCTCGCGGAATACACGGGCATCGACAAGGTGACGCTGCTCGCGTGGAGCCTCGATATCGCCGCTTACGACAGCCGCGGCAACTCGCTCTTTCTCACGACGCTGCTCAAGTCGAAGGGCGAATCGCTCGGCTCATACGATGGTCGCGTGACCGCGATATCGACGGGCATCGCCGGCAAGATCGATCCGAACTCCGGCGGCAACGACCCGACCATGACGGCGGTGAGCGGCGTCTATACGTCGATGTGGAACAGCTATCTCAACGAGCAGCTTAAGTTCACGTCCACGTCCTCGTTCACGGATTTGAATGACCAGGCGTTCATCAACTGGGACTTCAAGCACACCGATCCGACCGGCGAGGAGAAGGGCGTCGATTCGAAGGGCAACATCGTGCTGTACACGGCGGGCGACCTTGCCGCGGTGATGGCGCTGAACATCGATCTGAAGGTGCTGTCCGCGAACGGCATGTTCGACTTCGTGACGCCGTTCTACCAGACGATCCTCGATCTTCAGCAGATGCCGCTCATCGACAAGACCGTGCGGCAAAACCTCTCGGCGACGTTTTATCCTTCGGGGCACATGGTCTATCTCGACGGCGGATCGCGCACGCAACTCAAGGCCGATCTCGCGAAGATGTACGACGAAGCCACGTCGAACCATGCGGCGATGAGCCGGATCATCGCGCTGCAAAAGGTCGCGGCGGACAAGGGACAGGCGCTCTCGCCCGAGAGCGCGCAGTGA
- a CDS encoding transporter substrate-binding domain-containing protein: MFRFAQPPRAWRFLFAIAWLVAGIAALHVPDARAARSPERLVVGAAPGIAAPLDMSNGLAEDAAPRGISVDFAQAVADSLGMTLQWRRYPNRTALIDALARGEIDMATASTGDDPGPPLLFSQPYLPTKTVSVEPLAARAPTHRLAYVDAQASRAHLAAAYPSMTLAAYPDTVAGLLAVLLGQADVFVGDVTAAAYAIGHLDLPGLAITGFAPFDEGGYSFAFANARPGAAALRARVDTALVRLPPRFLIVARARWDVAMTAVSSERPLELTPEEKAWIAAHPVVHYSMYSQAPPLMFRDAQGQPAGLAPDLLAAISRISGLRFEGRLRNDIARIERDVRNGESAFMPFSMPRGDSDPNVVPSVPFGDGLIAIVTRAGAPPLRDANALDGKRLALPSEFPARPLLQAKAPGARIVAVSPIDGQLAAVASGKADATIMDMKLANYAIGNPYRGRLQISGVLSPKPVPHVFLVARDQPVLLGILNRAIAALPPYELEAIRARWRLAEHPETLWERRRPQIALAASLGIALVLLLGAWGVSLRVQVRRRIAAEDAMRAAKEEAETANRAKSTFLATMSHEIRTPMNAVLGLLELEMRAPGERAATQRSLATAHHAARDLLGMIDDLLDVAKIEAERLVLAPAPMEVVAWIASVASIYEPAARAKGIALVVERRGLHDLQGAHDSRDLDDPRDSRDPHDSQGPRDSHDPHDPHDPHNPHNPHNPHNPHNPHNPHDSHDSHDSHDPHDPHDSHDSHNPHDSHNSHNSHNSHDSHYSHDSHDSHDSHDSHDSHDPHPHDPRDGPAWLLADAQRLRQIVGNLLSNAIKFTDAGAITLAFEIGLPRDGTRALMLEVSDTGVGIPPDRQATLFAPFVQAHEGGARRFGGTGLGLALCKRLVAMMGGSIELSSEPGRGTRFTVRAAFPDAQGAPEAHEAQSVPTLAPPAAARPLAGLRVLVVDDHPANRIVLDGQIRLLGGAAELAVDGRRALARWRADPGAFDAILTDCSMPEMSGEELAHAIRADEKARGMRAVPIVGLTANALPEAAARAVAAGMTMCLVKPIGLDALRDALLGVVPLSGARPEPSPEPSTGQLFDRAALGAYGDQAATLIDMLKSTNAQDLADARIAESDCDHERVREIAHRMKGAAGVIGAAPFTRACVALERDCQRAIDEDRNGEDDAAIAASFAAFERAARALDAALDAAVARHAV; encoded by the coding sequence GTGTTCCGTTTCGCCCAGCCGCCACGCGCGTGGCGCTTTCTGTTTGCGATCGCCTGGCTCGTCGCCGGCATCGCGGCGCTTCACGTTCCCGACGCTCGCGCTGCACGTTCGCCGGAACGTCTCGTCGTCGGCGCCGCGCCCGGCATCGCGGCGCCGCTCGACATGTCCAATGGTCTCGCGGAAGACGCCGCGCCGCGCGGCATCTCCGTCGACTTCGCGCAGGCCGTCGCGGACTCGCTCGGCATGACGCTGCAATGGCGCCGCTATCCGAATCGCACCGCGCTGATCGACGCGCTCGCGCGCGGCGAGATCGACATGGCGACGGCTTCGACCGGCGACGATCCCGGCCCGCCGCTTCTCTTTTCGCAGCCGTATCTGCCGACGAAGACGGTGAGCGTCGAGCCGCTCGCCGCGCGCGCGCCGACGCATCGCTTGGCGTATGTGGACGCGCAGGCGTCGCGTGCGCATCTTGCCGCCGCGTATCCGTCGATGACGCTCGCCGCCTATCCGGATACCGTCGCGGGGCTGCTCGCGGTATTGCTCGGACAAGCCGACGTGTTCGTCGGCGACGTGACGGCCGCCGCCTACGCGATCGGGCATCTGGACTTGCCGGGCCTCGCCATCACCGGCTTTGCGCCGTTCGACGAGGGCGGCTACAGTTTTGCGTTCGCGAACGCGCGCCCCGGCGCGGCGGCGCTGCGCGCGCGCGTCGACACGGCGCTCGTGCGCTTGCCGCCGCGCTTTCTGATCGTCGCACGCGCGCGCTGGGATGTCGCGATGACGGCGGTGTCGTCGGAGCGGCCGCTCGAACTCACGCCCGAGGAGAAGGCGTGGATCGCCGCGCATCCGGTCGTGCACTACTCGATGTACTCGCAGGCGCCGCCGCTCATGTTCCGCGACGCGCAGGGCCAGCCGGCCGGCCTCGCGCCCGATCTTCTCGCGGCGATTTCGCGCATCAGCGGACTGCGCTTCGAAGGGCGCCTGCGCAACGACATCGCGCGCATCGAGCGCGACGTGCGCAACGGCGAATCCGCGTTCATGCCCTTCAGCATGCCGCGCGGCGATTCCGATCCGAACGTCGTGCCGTCCGTGCCCTTCGGCGACGGCCTCATTGCCATCGTCACGCGCGCCGGTGCGCCGCCCCTGCGCGATGCGAATGCGCTCGACGGCAAGCGCCTCGCGCTGCCGTCGGAGTTTCCGGCGCGTCCGCTGCTGCAGGCGAAGGCGCCGGGCGCGCGCATCGTCGCAGTCAGTCCGATCGACGGCCAGCTCGCGGCGGTGGCGAGCGGCAAGGCGGACGCGACCATCATGGACATGAAGCTCGCGAATTACGCGATCGGCAATCCGTATCGCGGGCGCCTGCAGATCAGCGGCGTGTTGTCGCCGAAGCCGGTGCCGCACGTCTTTCTCGTCGCGCGCGATCAGCCGGTGCTGCTCGGCATCCTGAATCGCGCGATCGCGGCGCTCCCGCCCTACGAGCTCGAAGCGATCCGCGCGCGCTGGCGGCTTGCGGAGCATCCCGAAACGTTGTGGGAGCGCAGGCGCCCGCAGATCGCACTAGCGGCGTCGCTAGGCATCGCGCTCGTGCTGCTGCTCGGCGCGTGGGGCGTTTCGCTGCGCGTGCAGGTCCGGCGACGCATCGCCGCCGAGGACGCGATGCGCGCAGCGAAAGAGGAGGCCGAGACCGCGAACCGCGCCAAATCCACCTTTCTCGCGACGATGAGCCACGAAATCCGCACGCCGATGAACGCGGTGCTGGGCCTGCTCGAACTCGAAATGCGCGCGCCCGGCGAGCGCGCCGCGACGCAGCGCTCGCTTGCGACCGCGCATCACGCCGCGCGCGATCTGCTCGGCATGATCGACGACCTGCTCGATGTCGCGAAGATCGAAGCGGAGCGCCTCGTCCTCGCGCCCGCGCCGATGGAAGTCGTTGCGTGGATCGCGAGCGTCGCTTCCATCTACGAGCCGGCTGCGCGGGCGAAAGGCATCGCGCTCGTCGTCGAGCGGCGCGGCTTGCATGACTTGCAGGGCGCGCACGACTCGCGCGACTTGGACGACCCGCGCGATTCGCGCGACCCGCACGACTCGCAGGGCCCGCGCGACTCGCACGATCCGCACGACCCGCACGACCCGCACAACCCGCACAACCCGCACAACCCGCACAACCCGCACAACCCGCACAACCCGCACGACTCGCACGACTCGCACGACTCGCACGACCCACACGACCCACACGACTCGCACGACTCGCACAACCCGCACGACTCGCACAACTCGCACAACTCGCACAACTCGCACGACTCGCACTACTCGCACGACTCGCACGACTCGCACGACTCGCACGACTCGCACGACTCGCACGATCCGCACCCGCACGATCCGCGCGACGGCCCCGCGTGGCTGCTCGCCGACGCGCAGCGGCTGCGGCAGATCGTCGGCAATCTGCTCTCGAACGCGATCAAGTTCACCGATGCCGGCGCGATCACGCTCGCATTCGAGATCGGGCTGCCGCGCGACGGCACGCGCGCGCTGATGCTCGAGGTGTCGGATACGGGCGTCGGCATTCCGCCGGACCGGCAGGCGACGCTGTTCGCGCCGTTCGTGCAGGCTCACGAAGGCGGCGCGCGGCGTTTCGGCGGCACGGGATTGGGACTCGCCCTCTGCAAGCGGCTCGTCGCGATGATGGGCGGCAGCATCGAGCTGTCGAGCGAGCCCGGACGCGGCACGCGATTCACGGTGCGCGCGGCGTTTCCAGACGCGCAGGGAGCGCCCGAGGCGCACGAAGCCCAGAGCGTGCCGACGCTCGCGCCGCCCGCAGCGGCGCGGCCGCTTGCGGGCCTGCGCGTGCTCGTCGTCGACGATCATCCGGCCAACCGCATCGTGCTCGACGGCCAGATTCGGCTTCTCGGCGGCGCGGCGGAACTGGCCGTCGATGGCCGCCGCGCACTCGCGCGCTGGCGTGCCGATCCCGGCGCGTTCGACGCCATCCTCACCGATTGTTCGATGCCCGAGATGAGCGGCGAGGAACTCGCGCACGCGATCCGCGCGGACGAGAAGGCTCGAGGAATGCGCGCCGTGCCGATCGTCGGCCTCACGGCGAACGCGCTGCCGGAAGCGGCGGCGCGCGCCGTCGCCGCCGGCATGACGATGTGCCTCGTCAAACCCATCGGCCTCGATGCGCTGCGCGACGCGCTGCTGGGCGTCGTGCCGCTTAGCGGCGCGCGTCCCGAACCGTCGCCCGAACCGTCGACGGGCCAGCTCTTCGATCGCGCCGCGCTCGGCGCTTACGGCGATCAGGCCGCGACGCTCATCGACATGCTCAAGTCCACGAACGCGCAGGATCTCGCCGACGCCCGCATCGCCGAAAGCGACTGCGACCACGAACGCGTGCGCGAGATCGCGCATCGCATGAAGGGCGCGGCGGGCGTGATCGGCGCGGCGCCTTTCACGCGGGCGTGCGTCGCGCTGGAACGCGACTGTCAGCGCGCCATCGACGAAGACCGCAACGGCGAGGACGACGCGGCCATCGCCGCATCGTTCGCGGCGTTCGAGCGCGCCGCGCGTGCGCTCGATGCCGCGCTGGACGCCGCCGTCGCGCGCCACGCGGTTTGA
- a CDS encoding L,D-transpeptidase, with product MQQAANNKTPSGARKTGVAALVALSVFTAQVNAQPASSSGSVVQGRVTPAPMPPAPLLPHDASAPAGASVPARALPAMPSPITPQAASGASETPGASGAEAASAASAAEAASAASAAEAASAASEAAAPEVQLPPETPAPNVAQRTGIAPNGAYAMRQTFANEVDRRLNVPPADQQAYGRVLQRALDEHGHGDLANEFVVLVDRSENVQALFVYFRARPKDAWSMIGASPVSTGRPGTFDHFLTPLGVFQHVPGNMDFRAEGTENEFKIRGYGARDMRIYDFGWADGERGWGKGGISPMRFQMHATDPDKLEPLLGMRHSKGCVRIPSTLNTFFDHHGVLDAQYEARAAEGQSMWILKSTRQTTPWAGHYLVVVDTARKTRPAWAPGPGKAARAHVPAGANNVD from the coding sequence ATGCAGCAGGCAGCAAACAACAAGACGCCATCCGGCGCACGAAAAACCGGGGTTGCGGCGCTCGTCGCCCTTTCTGTGTTCACCGCGCAGGTGAACGCCCAGCCCGCGTCTTCGTCCGGCTCGGTCGTGCAAGGGCGCGTCACGCCCGCGCCGATGCCGCCCGCGCCTCTGTTGCCGCACGACGCGAGCGCGCCCGCCGGCGCGAGCGTACCTGCGCGGGCGCTTCCCGCGATGCCGTCGCCGATTACGCCGCAAGCTGCGTCGGGTGCTTCTGAGACACCCGGGGCATCGGGCGCTGAGGCGGCATCGGCTGCATCAGCGGCGGAAGCGGCATCGGCTGCATCAGCGGCGGAAGCGGCTTCGGCTGCATCCGAGGCCGCCGCGCCCGAAGTGCAGCTGCCGCCCGAGACGCCCGCGCCGAACGTCGCGCAACGCACAGGCATCGCGCCGAACGGCGCCTACGCGATGCGGCAAACCTTCGCGAACGAAGTCGACCGGCGTCTCAACGTGCCGCCCGCCGACCAGCAGGCGTATGGCCGCGTGCTGCAACGCGCGCTCGACGAGCATGGCCACGGCGATCTCGCCAACGAGTTCGTCGTGCTCGTGGACCGCAGCGAGAACGTGCAGGCGCTCTTCGTCTACTTCCGCGCGCGTCCGAAAGATGCGTGGTCGATGATCGGCGCATCGCCCGTATCGACCGGACGGCCCGGCACGTTCGATCACTTCCTCACGCCGCTCGGTGTGTTCCAGCATGTGCCGGGCAACATGGATTTCCGCGCCGAAGGCACCGAGAACGAGTTCAAGATTCGCGGCTACGGCGCGCGCGACATGCGCATCTACGATTTCGGCTGGGCCGACGGCGAGCGCGGCTGGGGCAAGGGCGGCATCTCGCCGATGCGCTTTCAGATGCACGCCACCGATCCCGACAAGCTCGAACCGCTCCTCGGCATGCGTCATTCGAAGGGCTGCGTGCGTATTCCCTCGACGCTCAACACGTTTTTTGATCACCACGGCGTGCTCGACGCGCAGTACGAAGCGCGCGCGGCGGAAGGCCAGTCCATGTGGATTCTGAAATCGACGCGGCAGACGACGCCGTGGGCGGGGCATTACCTCGTCGTCGTCGATACCGCGAGAAAGACGCGGCCCGCGTGGGCGCCAGGGCCGGGCAAGGCCGCGCGCGCGCATGTGCCGGCGGGCGCGAACAACGTCGACTGA
- a CDS encoding DMT family transporter, translated as MFSPLFSLLIAPIFVFLWSTGFIVARAITPYVDPNLYLLARFVGTALLFVALAIAARADWPKARDAARHLFAGALLQGVYLGASYWAVAQGLSAGVMALLGALQPVLTAALAARIFGERLSARAWAGLALGLCGVALVLAPGIASGAGPQEHAQHAAHAAPQWVVVTIALVAVVAITAGTLYQKTSLASADIRSASALQNAGAAIVAAALALALGEQRFVSSMTTWASIAWGIVMLSGVATTLLVWMVRRGDASRATALLFLAPPLAALESYLAFGETLETLQLAGFAVALAGVVLARSK; from the coding sequence ATGTTCTCCCCACTGTTCTCCCTGCTTATCGCACCCATATTCGTGTTCCTGTGGTCGACGGGCTTCATCGTCGCGCGGGCCATCACGCCTTATGTCGATCCGAATCTCTATCTGCTCGCGCGCTTTGTTGGCACCGCGCTGCTGTTCGTCGCGCTCGCAATCGCGGCCCGCGCGGACTGGCCGAAAGCGCGCGACGCCGCGCGGCATCTCTTCGCCGGCGCGCTCTTGCAGGGCGTCTATCTCGGCGCGAGTTACTGGGCCGTCGCGCAGGGCTTGAGCGCGGGCGTCATGGCGCTGCTGGGCGCGCTGCAACCGGTTCTGACGGCGGCGCTCGCCGCGCGCATCTTCGGGGAACGGCTTTCAGCGCGGGCGTGGGCCGGGCTCGCGCTCGGGCTTTGCGGCGTGGCGCTCGTGCTCGCGCCGGGCATCGCATCGGGCGCGGGACCGCAGGAACACGCCCAGCACGCCGCGCATGCCGCGCCGCAATGGGTCGTGGTGACGATCGCGCTCGTCGCCGTCGTCGCGATCACGGCGGGCACGCTGTATCAGAAGACATCGCTTGCAAGCGCCGATATCCGCAGCGCGAGCGCGCTGCAGAACGCGGGCGCGGCGATCGTCGCGGCGGCGCTGGCGCTCGCGCTCGGCGAGCAGCGCTTCGTCTCGTCGATGACCACGTGGGCGTCGATCGCATGGGGCATCGTCATGCTCTCCGGCGTGGCGACGACGCTCCTCGTCTGGATGGTCCGCCGCGGCGACGCATCGCGCGCGACGGCCCTGCTCTTTCTCGCGCCGCCGCTCGCCGCGCTCGAAAGCTATCTCGCGTTCGGCGAAACGCTCGAGACGTTGCAGCTCGCCGGCTTCGCCGTGGCGCTCGCCGGCGTCGTGCTCGCGCGATCGAAGTAA